In a single window of the Nilaparvata lugens isolate BPH chromosome 1, ASM1435652v1, whole genome shotgun sequence genome:
- the LOC111062853 gene encoding uncharacterized protein LOC111062853 isoform X1, whose protein sequence is MTKKKQSNIIKNVLADPYDNFWPCAEGKDEEALRNCIERFLPKAKLHRGFISHKNLRVIHREKSKERRKELWKSMTAVPPGVSKDEIAKNKENRNALVLGVNSVSRGIEHSRVACCVVCGEASGRPLVQHIVLSAARHGLPVIVLNNLRQTTNQCLGHSSAVFALKKEVSENNAHVFYPLYEAIRSSAQKFPIPEHVMGSSSDDDSDNGTIKEKELRKGEVIKMQPVRKFQYLTRHIDSKSRVFVPKTIVQKRPALDFGDYIALPSDLDRLVSENIKMEYSDDSTIDESNNDEISVNKIVHHKQLPKGKDLFFIDKASRPQIASRKRKMKDPAKLKPLAVKRMKGNPKKIKKNKNKKGV, encoded by the exons ATGACTAAGAAAAAAcaatcaaatataataaaaaatgtgcTTGCTGATCCTTACGACAATTTTTG GCCTTGTGCTGAAGGAAAGGACGAGGAAGCTCTTCGAAATTGTATAGAAAG GTTTCTACCGAAGGCTAAATTACACCGGGGATTTATCTCACATAAAAATTTGAGAGTTATACACAGAGAGAAGTCTAAGGAACGTAGAAAAGAACTTTGGAAATCAATGACAGCTGTTCCTCCAGgtgtttcaaaggatgaaattGCTAAGAATAAAGAAAACAG GAATGCACTAGTGCTGGGAGTGAATAGTGTGAGCAGAGGCATTGAGCATTCGCGAGTAGCCTGCTGTGTGGTTTGCGGGGAGGCCAGTGGACGGCCGCTTGTTCAGCACATTGTCCTATCAGCTGCTCGCCACGGGCTGCCAGTTATAGTGCTCAATAATCTGCGGCAAACAACTAACCAATGCCTCGGACATTCCTCGGCAGTGTTTGCTCTCAag AAGGAAGTATCTGAAAACAATGCGCATGTGTTCTATCCGTTATATGAAGCAATCAGAAGCTCAGCTCAGAAGTTTCCTATCCCAGAACATGTAATGGGATCTTCAAGTGACGATGATAGTGATAACGggacaataaaagaaaaagaacTGAGAAAGGGTGAAGTTATCAAGATGCAACCGGTTCGTAAGTTTCAGTACCTCACTCGCCATATTGACAGTAAATCTCGTGTATTTGTTCCCAAGACAATTGTTCAAAAACGACCCGCACTAGATTTTGGAGACTATATCGCTTTGCCATCGGACCTTGATAGATTAGTCtcggaaaatataaaaatggaaTACTCAGATGATAGTACTATTGATGAGTCGAACAATGATGAAATTAGTGTCAATAAAATTGTTCATCATAAGCAATTACCTAAAGGGAAGgatctattttttattgataaagcTTCCAGACCACAAATAGCCTCTCGAAAACGGAAAATGAAAGATCCCGCTAAGCTCAAACCTCTTGCTGTGAAACGAATGAAAGGGAATCCaaagaaaatcaagaaaaataaaaataaaaaaggtgTTTGA
- the LOC111062853 gene encoding uncharacterized protein LOC111062853 isoform X2, translated as MTKKKQSNIIKNVLADPYDNFWPCAEGKDEEALRNCIERFLPKAKLHRGFISHKNLRVIHREKSKERRKELWKSMTAVPPGVSKDEIAKNKENRNALVLGVNSVSRGIEHSRVACCVVCGEASGRPLVQHIVLSAARHGLPVIVLNNLRQTTNQCLGHSSAVFALKEVSENNAHVFYPLYEAIRSSAQKFPIPEHVMGSSSDDDSDNGTIKEKELRKGEVIKMQPVRKFQYLTRHIDSKSRVFVPKTIVQKRPALDFGDYIALPSDLDRLVSENIKMEYSDDSTIDESNNDEISVNKIVHHKQLPKGKDLFFIDKASRPQIASRKRKMKDPAKLKPLAVKRMKGNPKKIKKNKNKKGV; from the exons ATGACTAAGAAAAAAcaatcaaatataataaaaaatgtgcTTGCTGATCCTTACGACAATTTTTG GCCTTGTGCTGAAGGAAAGGACGAGGAAGCTCTTCGAAATTGTATAGAAAG GTTTCTACCGAAGGCTAAATTACACCGGGGATTTATCTCACATAAAAATTTGAGAGTTATACACAGAGAGAAGTCTAAGGAACGTAGAAAAGAACTTTGGAAATCAATGACAGCTGTTCCTCCAGgtgtttcaaaggatgaaattGCTAAGAATAAAGAAAACAG GAATGCACTAGTGCTGGGAGTGAATAGTGTGAGCAGAGGCATTGAGCATTCGCGAGTAGCCTGCTGTGTGGTTTGCGGGGAGGCCAGTGGACGGCCGCTTGTTCAGCACATTGTCCTATCAGCTGCTCGCCACGGGCTGCCAGTTATAGTGCTCAATAATCTGCGGCAAACAACTAACCAATGCCTCGGACATTCCTCGGCAGTGTTTGCTCTCAag GAAGTATCTGAAAACAATGCGCATGTGTTCTATCCGTTATATGAAGCAATCAGAAGCTCAGCTCAGAAGTTTCCTATCCCAGAACATGTAATGGGATCTTCAAGTGACGATGATAGTGATAACGggacaataaaagaaaaagaacTGAGAAAGGGTGAAGTTATCAAGATGCAACCGGTTCGTAAGTTTCAGTACCTCACTCGCCATATTGACAGTAAATCTCGTGTATTTGTTCCCAAGACAATTGTTCAAAAACGACCCGCACTAGATTTTGGAGACTATATCGCTTTGCCATCGGACCTTGATAGATTAGTCtcggaaaatataaaaatggaaTACTCAGATGATAGTACTATTGATGAGTCGAACAATGATGAAATTAGTGTCAATAAAATTGTTCATCATAAGCAATTACCTAAAGGGAAGgatctattttttattgataaagcTTCCAGACCACAAATAGCCTCTCGAAAACGGAAAATGAAAGATCCCGCTAAGCTCAAACCTCTTGCTGTGAAACGAATGAAAGGGAATCCaaagaaaatcaagaaaaataaaaataaaaaaggtgTTTGA
- the LOC111062853 gene encoding uncharacterized protein LOC111062853 isoform X3: MTPELQPIAQDAVEKSIIIRPCAEGKDEEALRNCIERFLPKAKLHRGFISHKNLRVIHREKSKERRKELWKSMTAVPPGVSKDEIAKNKENRNALVLGVNSVSRGIEHSRVACCVVCGEASGRPLVQHIVLSAARHGLPVIVLNNLRQTTNQCLGHSSAVFALKKEVSENNAHVFYPLYEAIRSSAQKFPIPEHVMGSSSDDDSDNGTIKEKELRKGEVIKMQPVRKFQYLTRHIDSKSRVFVPKTIVQKRPALDFGDYIALPSDLDRLVSENIKMEYSDDSTIDESNNDEISVNKIVHHKQLPKGKDLFFIDKASRPQIASRKRKMKDPAKLKPLAVKRMKGNPKKIKKNKNKKGV, from the exons ATGACCCCAGAGCTGCAGCCCATAGCCCAGGATGCTGTGGAAAAGAGCATAATTATCAG GCCTTGTGCTGAAGGAAAGGACGAGGAAGCTCTTCGAAATTGTATAGAAAG GTTTCTACCGAAGGCTAAATTACACCGGGGATTTATCTCACATAAAAATTTGAGAGTTATACACAGAGAGAAGTCTAAGGAACGTAGAAAAGAACTTTGGAAATCAATGACAGCTGTTCCTCCAGgtgtttcaaaggatgaaattGCTAAGAATAAAGAAAACAG GAATGCACTAGTGCTGGGAGTGAATAGTGTGAGCAGAGGCATTGAGCATTCGCGAGTAGCCTGCTGTGTGGTTTGCGGGGAGGCCAGTGGACGGCCGCTTGTTCAGCACATTGTCCTATCAGCTGCTCGCCACGGGCTGCCAGTTATAGTGCTCAATAATCTGCGGCAAACAACTAACCAATGCCTCGGACATTCCTCGGCAGTGTTTGCTCTCAag AAGGAAGTATCTGAAAACAATGCGCATGTGTTCTATCCGTTATATGAAGCAATCAGAAGCTCAGCTCAGAAGTTTCCTATCCCAGAACATGTAATGGGATCTTCAAGTGACGATGATAGTGATAACGggacaataaaagaaaaagaacTGAGAAAGGGTGAAGTTATCAAGATGCAACCGGTTCGTAAGTTTCAGTACCTCACTCGCCATATTGACAGTAAATCTCGTGTATTTGTTCCCAAGACAATTGTTCAAAAACGACCCGCACTAGATTTTGGAGACTATATCGCTTTGCCATCGGACCTTGATAGATTAGTCtcggaaaatataaaaatggaaTACTCAGATGATAGTACTATTGATGAGTCGAACAATGATGAAATTAGTGTCAATAAAATTGTTCATCATAAGCAATTACCTAAAGGGAAGgatctattttttattgataaagcTTCCAGACCACAAATAGCCTCTCGAAAACGGAAAATGAAAGATCCCGCTAAGCTCAAACCTCTTGCTGTGAAACGAATGAAAGGGAATCCaaagaaaatcaagaaaaataaaaataaaaaaggtgTTTGA